The genomic window TTTTGGCTGATGTCACGCTAGAAATGTCGTTattatacaaataaaatggtaTTGTTGATTAAACAAGGGAAAATAACACAGTGAAAGGGAAAATTGGATGAGAAAGTGCTTACTATTACATCGTAGATGTTCTGTAATTCAAAGaacaatgaaatgtttttatgtCAAAGAGGCCTTTCGTTTCTGTAAAAATGGAAGTCTTGAAAACACGGCCCTCACTGTTTAATGATCGTTGCCCGGAGAGGCCGCAATAACCGAGTCAGCGAACTTCTAAAAAAGTATCAAACAAGAAAAAGGGAAGGTAAGTATAATATTTACCCAAGCCTCAGTCGATAACGGATCCCTACCTGATCTGggttatcaaaacattttttaaatgtgaaaGATATTTTCCAATTAGTGACACAGCCAGTAATtcaaattaaaagtgaaaataaaactttttttcaaaacgaTGAAACGCAGacgtaaaaaacaaaaagcagtgACAAATCTGTGGCCCTTTGTCACCAAAGAACTTATACTAATACCACAACTACGCAATTACACATATGCTTTTGGACCATTAATTAAATGTTCTATTTAACATGTAAAATGTCTATCCTTAAAATTTGTGATAATTTACActatttgatgttttcattaaCTACATACTTACAAAAAACTATTAATTGTTTTAGCTTTCTAATGGAACTGAGcagaaattacaaaataaacaaataaattgctGGTAGATACTTTACATTCGACTCGATCTCTTCAGTTGAGAGTTCAACTTGTGCCAGCGGCCGGCGCATAGTGTCTTCCTGATGCAACtataataattttcttatttttacacTGTAAGATGATCATCTAGACGAAAGATAAGTTGGACGAAAGAGCAATTTTGTACATAAATAAGCGTTTAAAAAATAACTGCCAATACGAAGTTAACCGTCTAGACTACTGTATGCTCCAGAAACCACATGACTTTTGTCTCTGCCTTTAAAGTGATTACATATGGTTCTGGTTGCCTTTTTAGATACAAAAGAGTATACTATCCtttcaaaaaattccttaaatGAGCTAAAGTCTCAACCTCGAAAGCTGCCATTTTGAATAGCGCTGAGCAGCCTGGATGCTTTCTCATTTAAAAGATCATTATTGGTGCTTGGCAAGATACTTGTAAATGCTTGCCCTTAAATAATTGCaggctcatttttttttttttcagttgcaaTTTTGCGAAAATCAACTGAAATTTAAAGCTGCGTAAGCATTCAATGTATTTTCTCCGTTGGTAATATTTAAAAGGCTGTATCCATGTTCCCGTAAGTGTGTTCGTCGGTGGCCTCTACACTTGGTTTACGACCGGGATTTTCTAGGGAGGTATCCTTGTCTGGCAGGTCGAGAGGAATCTGGGAATTATTTACTTTGGGCTGTTCGTTCTGGTATATGGCTTGTCCTGGTTGACCATGCTGCATGGCAGGCTCTTTATATGTACCATTCTTGGTAGGAATGACGTTAACGAAAGTAGTAATGGAGGTCTGATAAAATGGGAAGGGAATCTTTCTCTCTTCTGACGGTATTTCCCAGCCGTTCCCGTAACTTTCCACTGGGTAGGCAGGCTCACCGTGTTTAGGAATGTCAAGTCCTATCACAAATCAAGTATCAGTCTATTAGTTATAGAATCGCTTGAAATTGTTCTTATGGATGTCACGATGAGGGTAAGATGCACGCCATCCCAAAGAACAACTGCGATGGAGACTCTGTCAATTCCATGACAGTTCTATCGGAAACTGATGTTGCTTTAGCAAAAGTAGATTGCAGGCCCAAACCGCCATCTTTGCCTTTTTAACATTTATAGAATTAGACAAATTTATCAGACCTAAAAAATGCAAGAGGTATGTAAACTTCCTTtcagaacttttcttttcagatgtTTCTAGTCTAAGTAGATCCTCAGAGAGGATGGAGCATGTAGCGGTTGAGACTGAGGTGCCAGAGTATTGATCTGTGTGAGAATGCGTACACGCTAGAAGTAAACAGACCGTGTGAGATCTTTGAACAGGAGAAGTGCCAGGGTTCAAAGGTCACTGGACATTTACTATGTTACCTACCTTTTATCTCGACTTCTTTGCTTACACGAAGCTGTCCGAgaagtttcaaaagaaagaaaaatgagaaagCCAGAACTGCGCACCAGGCCATGATGACAACTAAACCCAGCACGTTCCAGCCAAACAAACGGAATGAATGGTTGTCCCTGGCATAAAAGATGCCAGTTTTCATGTTAAAGATGGGGGCTGCTAGCACTCCCCAAATACCACCGCCAAGATGAACTGTAGAGAATAAAGAAAGCGACTAATAAGTTTTTTCCTCCTTAAATCAAGAAAAGGAGTCTCACGCTGTGATTTGTTTGGAAACTCAGGCATCTCTTTTAACCACTCCAGGTCAAAACTAAAGCCAGTTGCGATCAATCTCGGATTTCATTTGGCCGTTGTTAGTACTTCGGTTGGGGTTTTACGACACTGAATCGAAGAACACTCTCAAAACTGGAACTAACCAACCCTGTTTCGTAAGTTTTGCTTGAGTAAACTTTTCACGAAGCATCACATTCGTAATCCGTCGAAACATTCAAGCAACACTTAAGGTGTACGTCACCGATAATTCCCGTAACAACTTACACTTTGAGTCTGAAGTTGTTTAAGGGAGATCTCTTCTGTCTTTTGCGTGGCTTGATCCTCTCATAGTTTGATGTTGTTCAATTTCTCTTACTTACCAGCCACAGCATCCAAGGGATCGTCAATCTGAAAACGCAGCATCGCAATACTCCAAGCAACGTAAGTGATTCCTCCGATAATGCCAATGACAAAAGCAGCATAAGGATGAAAGGTATTACAGCCTGAACACTGGGAAACCTGTTTTGAAAAACCAAAGTTAGAACTAAGTGCATAAGAGGTCTGTATTTACCACAGATTTTATGAATAGGAGAAGTTTTCAGGGAAATGCAGTGGACTAATATTCAGCTCGTTGGACTCCGGCTTCTAGCTTTGCCCAGGGTTAAAAGGGTAATTGGGTATTACCGAACTGGGATCAATTGTGAgagggagaaggggggggggggggggttgagaAATGACACTAACCAGAACTGGAATCCGATACACATGATAGCAGCAGTGTGACTGATGATCGTGTTCGCCGATTTTCAAGCCCAAAACATGACTCATCAGATCGAAAGTATTTTTCTTACCATTCCAGTAAATCCACCGTTCATGGTGAATAACAGACTCCAGTGTTTTTCTGCAAAGCCCAGACGTTTGATGATCAAGGAAGTCAGTGCACCTGCAGCTCCTAAAAATTGAAGGATGACCTGATCGATTTATTTAATTCATATCACAAATCACAGAAGAATTGgtaaagaaaacacattttaaatgtGATGCTATTGACATTTACCTCCAATGACAGTGTTGACAATTACCAGTGACACATCATTGGCAGCGCCCTCACCAGCAATGGCTGCATTAGAGCCGCCATTGAATGCCAGGAAACCAAAGAACAGGATGAATCCTCCCAAAGCTGCTTTCTACAAGTgtaacaaaaat from Pocillopora verrucosa isolate sample1 chromosome 8, ASM3666991v2, whole genome shotgun sequence includes these protein-coding regions:
- the LOC131792538 gene encoding putative ammonium transporter 1, with the protein product MSNLTAQELDVMLKTLRGNIDQLFLIVMGILVFLMQAGFAFLEVGAVRSKNTTNILLKNFLDAFIGAVAYWLFGYAFGFGEKGNGFIGYSYFALADLPAEKFSHWFFHYVFAASTATIVSGSLAERTEFKAYLMYSVFLTGFLYPVVSHWAWDVNGWLFIGAEYTKDNVTRTVTFQDFAGSGAVHTVSGLVALVGAAIVGPRIGRFVNGVPMPLKGHTVPKAALGGFILFFGFLAFNGGSNAAIAGEGAANDVSLVIVNTVIGGAAGALTSLIIKRLGFAEKHWSLLFTMNGGFTGMVSQCSGCNTFHPYAAFVIGIIGGITYVAWSIAMLRFQIDDPLDAVAVHLGGGIWGVLAAPIFNMKTGIFYARDNHSFRLFGWNVLGLVVIMAWCAVLAFSFFFLLKLLGQLRVSKEVEIKGLDIPKHGEPAYPVESYGNGWEIPSEERKIPFPFYQTSITTFVNVIPTKNGTYKEPAMQHGQPGQAIYQNEQPKVNNSQIPLDLPDKDTSLENPGRKPSVEATDEHTYGNMDTAF